Proteins encoded by one window of Sphaerodactylus townsendi isolate TG3544 linkage group LG02, MPM_Stown_v2.3, whole genome shotgun sequence:
- the FLRT2 gene encoding leucine-rich repeat transmembrane protein FLRT2: protein MGQWTRMWSMDRTAFLKSWLVFSLGLYMQFSKALACPSVCRCDRNFVYCNERSLTSVPLGIPEGVTVLYLHNNQINNAGFPAELHNVQSVHTVYLYGNQLDEFPMNLPKNVRVLHLQENNIQTISRAALAQLLKLEELHLDDNSISTVGVEDGAFKEAVSLKLLFLSKNHLSSVPVGLPVDLQELRVDENRIAIISDMAFQNLTSLERLIVDGNLLTNKGIANGTFSHLSKLKEFSIVRNSLTYPPPELPGTNLLRLYLQDNQISHIPLSAFSNLPQLERLDISNNQLRMLSRGVFDNLHNLKQLTARNNPWLCDCSIKWVTEWLKLIPSSINVRGFMCQGPEHVRGMAVRELNMNMLSCPTTTPDLSLVTQAPTTFLPTTVAPTSSVLTPSNKNSPLSPVVSTLPTVPEKNVEEKVTPPMFERFQLSIHVVNDTCIQVSWQTLYYVMYKLTWVKMGHSLEGGIIQERIVHDEGQNVSLTNLEPKSTYRICLVPLDDFNNYRTGEDTVCSEGTTSASLLSNGSNTASSHEQTTSHSIGSPFLLAGLIGGAVVFVLVVLLSIFCWHMHKKGRYTSQKWKYNRGRRKDDYCEAGTKKDNSILEMTETSFQIVSLNNDQLLKGDFRLQPIYTPNGGINYTDCHIPNSMRYCNSGVSDLEHCHT from the coding sequence ATGGGCCAGTGGACTAGAATGTGGTCCATGGACAGGACTGCTTTTTTGAAGTCGTGGCTTGTGTTTTCCCTGGGGCTCTACATGCAGTTTTCCAAAGCTCTGGCCTGTCCAAGTGTGTGCCGCTGTGACCGAAACTTTGTCTATTGTAACGAACGAAGCTTGACCTCAGTGCCTCTTGGAATACCGGAGGGTGTAACTGTACTCTACCTCCACAATAACCAAATTAATAATGCTGGatttcctgcagagctgcacaatgtCCAGTCTGTGCACACTGTCTACCTGTATGGCAACCAGTTGGATGAGTTCCCTATGAATCTACCGAAGAATGTTAGGGTTCTCCACCTGCAGGAGAACAACATCCAGACTATTTCTCGGGCTGCTCTGGCACAGCTGTTGAAACTGGAAGAGTTGCACCTGGATGACAACTCCATCTCTACTGTCGGGGTTGAGGATGGGGCATTCAAAGAAGCTGTTAGCCTCAAGCTTCTTTTCTTGTCCAAGAACCACTTGAGCAGTGTACCAGTTGGCCTTCCGGTAGACTTACAAGAACTACGAGTTGATGAAAACCGAATTGCCATCATATCGGACATGGCCTTTCAGAATCTTACAAGCTTGGAACGTCTTATAGTAGATGGCAACCTCCTTACTAACAAAGGAATTGCAAACGGCACTTTCAGCCACTTATCCAAACTCAAGGAATTCTCTATAGTACGGAATTCACTAACGTACCCTCCCCCCGAACTCCCAGGTACAAATCTACTGAGGCTTTATCTACAGGATAACCAGATATCACACATACCACTTTCAGCCTTTTCCAACCTCCCCCAGCTGGAGCGACTTGATATCTCCAACAATCAGCTCCGGATGCTGTCCAGAGGTGTCTTTGACAACCTTCACAACCTGAAGCAACTCACGGCAAGGAATAATCCCTGGCTATGTGATTGCAGTATTAAATGGGTCACTGAATGGCTCAAGTTGATTCCCTCTTCCATCAACGTTCGTGGATTCATGTGTCAGGGACCAGAACATGTCCGAGGGATGGCAGTCAGGGAACTCAACATGAATATGTTGTcatgccccaccaccacccctgatTTGTCATTGGTTACCCAAGCTCCCACAACATTCCTGCCAACTACAGTTGCCCCTACTTCATCAGTCCTAACCCCAAGTAACAAAAACTCCCCTCTGTCCCCTGTTGTATCCACACTTCCCACTGTGCCTGAGAAGAACGTTGAAGAAAAAGTGACCCCTCCCATGTTTGAACGGTTTCAACTCTCCATCCATGTTGTGAATGACACTTGCATCCAAGTTAGCTGGCAGACCCTTTATTATGTAATGTATAAACTTACCTGGGTTAAAATGGGTCACAGTCTGGAAGGAGGCATTATTCAGGAACGGATAGTTCATGATGAGGGGCAAAACGTAAGCTTGACAAACCTAGAGCCCAAATCCACCTATCGGATTTGCTTGGTTCCCTTGGACGATTTTAATAATTACCGAACTGGTGAGGACACTGTCTGTTCTGAAGGTACCACCAGTGCTTCCCTGCTAAGCAATGGAAGCAACACCGCTTCCAGCCACGAGCAAACGACATCCCATAGTATTGGCTCCCCATTTTTGTTGGCAGGCTTAATTGGGGGGGCTGTGGTGTTTGTGCTCGTGGTTCTGCTCAGCATCTTTTGCTGGCATATGCACAAAAAGGGGCGCTACACCTCTCAGAAGTGGAAATACAACCGGGGCCGACGGAAAGATGACTACTGTGAGGCGGGGACCAAGAAGGATAACTCCATCCTGGAGATGACCGAAACCAGCTTTCAGATTGTCTCCTTAAATAATGATCAGCTCCTTAAAGGAGATTTCAGACTGCAGCCCATTTATACCCCGAATGGGGGCATTAACTACACAGACTGCCACATCCCTAACAGTATGCGATATTGCAACAGTGGTGTCTCAGACCTGGAGCACTGCCATACGTGA